A stretch of Gossypium hirsutum isolate 1008001.06 chromosome A06, Gossypium_hirsutum_v2.1, whole genome shotgun sequence DNA encodes these proteins:
- the LOC107945873 gene encoding secretory carrier-associated membrane protein 3, which produces MAGRFDENPFAEEGEEEVNPFSDPAVRGKASGQSKFGGGLFSKNVPSAPPASNSRLSPLPPEPAGFNYGHEATIDIPLDTASGGSSYQDLKKKEKELQAKEAELRRREQEVRRKEEAAARAGITLEEKNWPPFFPIIHHDIANDIPVHLQRLQYVAFSTFLGLFLCLLWNIVAVTTAWIKGEAVRIWFLAIIYFIAGVPGAYILWYRPLYRAFRKETALSFGRFFLFDLLHIGFCIFAAVAPPIVFRGKSLTGILPAVDLISDNALVGIFYFIGFGLFCVESIVSIWVIQQVYMYFRGSGKAAEMKREAARGAMRAAI; this is translated from the exons GATCCAGCTGTGAGAGGGAAGGCATCTGGCCAGTCTAAATTTGGTGGAGGTCTATTTTCAAAG AATGTTCCAAGTGCTCCACCTGCATCAAACTCAAGACTTTCACCACTACCTCCTGAACCTGCTGGTTTCAATTATGGTCATGAGGCAACAATTGACATCCCTCTTGATACAGCTTCAGGAGGATCAAGTTATCAG GATttgaagaagaaggagaaggaacTTCAGGCTAAGGAGGCTGAACTGAGAAGGCGGGAGCAG GAAGTGAGACGGAAAGAAGAGGCAGCAGCAAGAG CTGGAATTACTTTGGAAGAGAAAAATTGGCCCCCATTTTTTCCAATCATTCATCATGATATTGCAAATGACATACCAGTTCATCTACAAAGATTGCAGTATGTTGCATTTTCAACATTTTTAG GGTTGTTTCTGTGCCTGCTGTGGAACATTGTAGCTGTTACTACCGCATGGATCAAAGGAGAAG CTGTGAGGATCTGGTTCTTGGCTATCATCTACTTCATAGCAGGGGTTCCAGGAGCCTATATTTTGTGGTATCGGCCGCTGTATCGTGCTTTTAG GAAAGAAACTGCTTTATCATTTGGACGGTTCTTCCTATTTGATTTG CTTCACATCGGATTTTGCATCTTTGCTGCTGTGGCTCCTCCTATAGTTTTTAGAGGGAAATCACTAAC TGGAATCCTACCTGCAGTAGATCTTATCAGTGACAATGCGTTGGTTGGG ATCTTCTACTTCATTGGTTTTGGATTATTTTGTGTTGAATCAATAGTAAGCATTTGGGTTATCCAG CAAGTATACATGTATTTCCGCGGCAGTGGTAAAGCTGCTGAGATGAAGCGCGAGGCTGCCAGAGGAGCTATGAGGGCTGCCATCTAA